A window of the Candida orthopsilosis Co 90-125, chromosome 1 draft sequence genome harbors these coding sequences:
- a CDS encoding Ald5 NAD-aldehyde dehydrogenase produces the protein MGGDLPLEIDVKIPTGKTYKQPTGLFINNEFVYPKQKRTFEVISPVNEEVVASVYEALEEDVDAAVDAAIAAYQTWSTSAPEVRASVLYKVAELVDKNAEVLAEIETLDNGKSIANAKGDVKLVANYFRSCAGWCDKILGTVINTGGTHFNYTERVPLVCGQIIPWNFPLLMLSWKLGPVLASGSTTVLKTAEQTPLSGLFFAKLLAEAGLPKGVVNIISGFGKTAGAAIAGHMKLEKVAFTGSTLVGKTIMKAAADSNLKKVTLELGGKSPNIVFDDADVDNTIQNLVAGIFYNSGEVCCAGSRVLIQSGVYDEVVKKLKAAAESIKCGDPFDPDTFMGAQVSEVQLSKILQYIESGKEQGAKIITGGCRGDGKGYFVKPTIFGDVAGHMKIVKEEIFGPVVTLIKFDTIDEAIELANNTEYGLAAGVHSRDVNKCIYVSSKIKAGTIWVNTYNDFHPMVPFGGFSASGIGREMGEEVFHEYTQTKAVRIRLNTKF, from the coding sequence ATGGGTGGCGATTTACCTTTAGAGATTGACGTTAAAATTCCAACCGGAAAAACCTACAAACAACCAACTGGtttattcatcaacaatgagtTTGTCTATCcgaaacaaaagagaacCTTCGAAGTTATTTCTCCAGTTAATGAAGAAGTAGTTGCTAGTGTTTATGAAGCCTTGGAAGAAGATGTTGACGCTGCCGTTGATGCCGCAATTGCCGCTTACCAAACTTGGTCAACCAGTGCTCCAGAAGTTAGAGCTTCAGTATTGTACAAAGTTGCCGAATTGGTTGACAAGAATGCTGAGGTCCttgctgaaattgaaacgtTAGACAATGGTAAGTCCATTGCTAATGCAAAGGGGGACGTTAAATTAGTTGCCAATTATTTCAGATCATGTGCTGGATGGTGTGACAAGATTTTGGGTACTGTCATCAACACAGGAGGTACTCACTTTAATTATACCGAAAGAGTCCCATTGGTTTGTGGTCAAATTATTCCATGGAACTTCCCTCTTTTGATGTTGTCATGGAAATTGGGTCCAGTCTTGGCTAGTGGTTCAACCACTGTCTTGAAAACGGCTGAACAAACACCATTATCAGGTTTgttttttgcaaaattgttgGCTGAAGCTGGCTTGCCAAAGGGTGTTGTCAATATCATTTCAGGTTTTGGTAAGACTGCTGGTGCTGCTATTGCAGGCCACATGAAGTTGGAAAAAGTTGCATTTACTGGTTCTACCCTTGTTGGTAAGACCATTATGAAGGCTGCTGCTGACtccaatttgaagaaggttACTTTAGAATTGGGTGGTAAGTCACCCAACATTGTGTTTGACGATGCTGATGTTGACAATACTATTCAAAACCTTGTTGCTGGTATTTTCTACAACTCCGGTGAAGTTTGTTGTGCAGGTTCACGTGTCTTGATTCAATCCGGAGTttatgatgaagttgtaaagaagttgaaggCAGCTGCTGAATCTATCAAGTGTGGTGACCCATTTGATCCAGATACGTTTATGGGTGCACAAGTTTCTGAAGTGCAATTGTCAAAGATTTTGCAATATATTGAATCAGGTAAAGAACAAGGTGCCAAGATTATCACTGGTGGTTGCAGAGGTGATGGTAAAGGTTACTTTGTTAAACCAACCATTTTCGGAGATGTTGCTGGTCACATGAAGATTGTTAAGGAGGAAATTTTTGGTCCAGTTGTTACATTAATCAAGTTTGATaccattgatgaagcaatTGAGTTGGCCAACAACACCGAATATGGTTTAGCTGCTGGTGTTCACTCAAGAGACGTCAATAAATGTATCTATGTCTCAAGCAAGATCAAAGCTGGTACTATATGGGTCAATACTTATAACGATTTCCACCCAATGGTTCCATTTGGTGGTTTCAGTGCTTCTGGTATTGGTAGAGAAATGGGTGAAGAAGTGTTCCATGAATACACTCAAACTAAAGCTGTGAGAATCAGATTGAACACAAAGTTCTAG
- a CDS encoding Dld1 D-lactate dehydrogenase: protein MFRIGRRRVASLAKSSLRYNSNSTLKPPPQTKLFNYAALGVGSLGVGYFVGKYFNKSDDAKKKNSAIHETVASDASTAPLSSLDSPVYANEKQFKEGLSKIIDIVGKDHASFEPEVLSSHNDSFYSTHHPPQPDKQKPNVVITPTSTEQVSQIMKIAHEYRLPIVASSGLTSLEGQNIHTRGPFSISISFAEMNQILAFHPDDLDIVVQPGVGWVDLADYLNDDPKGKDLLFGPDPGIGANIGGMVGTSASGTNAFRYGTMKENVVNLTVVLADGTIIKTRQRPRKSSAGYDLTRFFIGTEGTAGIITEITLKLHVRPRIELITTAAFPTIKDAAAAAQTIIGKGIQPTAMELLNDTMMSFVNEASDGEQRLEKPTLFFKLGGPTSKAVDEQSQVVKEIANANHAIKVERSENSEQNAELWAARRNGLWSTFQAGASRLANPDDTQIWTTDVAVPVSNLSEAISQINDDLIEAGFDGKFSVLGHIGDGNCHFLIIYNSPDYGKVHAAVDRMVSRALQLEGTCTGEHGVGVGKRKYLSEELSESTIDTMRKLKLALDPRRILNPDKVFKIDPNDDLDEQLNSGHVIEKHECMHNH, encoded by the coding sequence ATGTTTCGTATCGGGAGGAGGAGAGTTGCAAGCCTAGCAAAGTCATCCTTGAGGTATAATAGCAACTCTACTTTGAAGCCACCaccacaaacaaaattattcaattatGCAGCGCTCGGAGTGGGGTCATTAGGTGTTGGATACTTTGTGGgaaaatatttcaacaagtcCGATGACgccaagaagaaaaataGCGCTATTCATGAAACAGTTGCTTCTGATGCTTCTACAGCACCGCTATCATCATTAGACTCTCCGGTTTATGCCAACgaaaaacaatttaaagAAGGATTATCAAAAATCATCGACATTGTCGGCAAGGACCATGCCCTGTTCGAACCTGAAGTTCTTTCTTCACACAATGACTCATTTTACTCAACTCATCATCCTCCTCAACCTGATAAACAAAAGCCCAATGTTGTCATAACGCCAACTTCAACCGAACAAGTGTCTCAAATTATGAAGATCGCTCATGAGTATAGACTTCCCATAGTGGCTAGTTCTGGTTTGACTTCACTTGAAGGACAAAATATTCACACCAGAGGACCATTTAgtatttcaatatcatttgctgaaatgaatcaaattcttgCTTTTCATCCTGATGATTTagatattgttgttcaaCCTGGTGTTGGATGGGTTGATCTTGCTGATTATTTAAACGATGATCCAAAGGGTAAAGATTTGTTATTTGGTCCTGACCCAGGAATTGGCGCTAATATTGGTGGAATGGTGGGAACGAGTGCTTCAGGAACCAATGCATTTCGGTATGGAACAATGAAGGAAAATGTCGTTAATTTGACGGTAGTTTTGGCCGACGGGACAATCATCAAGACTAGACAAAGACCTAGAAAATCGAGTGCTGGGTATGATTTGACTAGATTCTTCATTGGTACCGAGGGGACAGCTGGGATAATTACGGAGATTACATTAAAGTTACATGTACGTCCTAGAATTGAACTTATTACTACTGCTGCATTCCCTACTATCAAAGATGCTGCGGCTGCGGCTCAAACAATCATTGGTAAAGGAATTCAACCGACTGCTATGGAGTTGTTAAATGACACTATGATGTCATTTGTTAATGAAGCATCTGACGGTGAACAAAGATTGGAAAAGCCGAcattatttttcaaattaggAGGTCCTACATCGAAAGCAGTTGATGAACAGTCTCAAGTAgttaaagaaattgctaATGCAAACCATGCAATTAAGGTTGAGAGAAGTGAAAATTCAGAACAAAATGCTGAATTATGGGCAGCAAGAAGAAATGGTCTTTGGTCAACTTTCCAAGCTGGTGCTAGCCGTCTTGCAAATCCAGATGATACACAAATTTGGACAACCGATGTCGCCGTTCCTGTATCCAATCTTTCTGAAGCTATTTCccaaatcaatgatgatttgattgaagcTGGGTTTGATGGTAAATTTTCAGTATTGGGCCACATTGGTGATGGAAATTGTCATTTTCTCATCATTTACAATTCACCCGATTATGGAAAAGTCCATGCAGCTGTTGATCGTATGGTATCACGTGCTTTGCAACTTGAAGGTACATGCACGGGTGAGCATGGTGTTGGAGTTGGAAAGAGGAAATATCTTTCTGAAGAATTGAgtgaatcaacaattgatacaatgagaaaattgaaattggcaTTGGATCCAAGACGGATATTGAATCCTGataaagttttcaaaattgatccaaatgaCGATTTGGATGAACAGTTGAATTCTGGTCAcgtaattgaaaaacatgAGTGTATGCACAATCattaa
- a CDS encoding DNA-binding transcription factor yields MGKQLWFKGPVCGTDNCRSRLYKNRDGLTICQFGHVLEGAVEFNDDQDQQPVQTRRLNVVAVDERGNFASQSSQRSIRKHKLDKLTGTEASPIYFRCLQIILKRQLEEIVKIYFSDGVKTDLENIVKTYWCRALEYYYKVNDQNDDERVNKRKTSIDVLDLICIIYMASLELRAYPFYLSDIVECVTLDKVPYFKTYNLLPSDELERLHGLYHGHLQAYQVPTEGQILRRIFYLSPIILNHDLHIPSSYYFPFIYDTLAKTLFLPNTPDLFMLIYHFLNFCKKVAFEIPMKVKSANKLTECFPEVYLVSVTIYIVKLHFEFGEHKFQPDAWLKHVKAYNTEYEYNNEVGDGTLLNWSVDKTERYTNWVYNHLMSEKYRSSEENSNQNELSVMEKRLFQIFPLEGFAEMSNNMERVMEDSEPSTPQLNTLKRILEAEWNNDETITDHNEVDKLLFSLLSKAINLSTNELISIYESTIKQLRKAYSK; encoded by the coding sequence ATGGGCAAGCAGTTGTGGTTCAAGGGGCCTGTGTGTGGTACCGACAACTGTAGATCACGGCTATACAAAAATAGAGATGGGTTAAccatttgtcaatttggCCATGTCCTTGAAGGTGCAGTTGAATTTAATGATGACCAAGATCAACAACCAGTTCAAACGCGAAGATTAAACGTTGTTGCCGTTGATGAACGAGGCAACTTTGCAAGTCAATCGAGTCAAAGACTGATTAGGAAACATAAATTGGACAAGTTAACTGGGACTGAGGCGTCGCCTATATATTTCCGATGTTTACAAATTATATTGAAACGTCAATTGGAGGAGATAGTGAAGATTTATTTCAGTGATGGAGTGAAGactgatttggaaaatatcGTCAAGACTTATTGGTGTAGGGCGTTGGAGTATTATTACAAAGTGAACGAccaaaatgatgatgaaaggGTGAATAAACGAAAGACTTCCATAGAtgtgttggatttgatatGCATTATTTACATGGCAAGTTTGGAATTGCGTGCATATCCATTTTACCTTAGTGATATTGTTGAGTGTGTTACATTGGACAAGGTACCGTATTTCAAGACATATAATCTACTACCGTCagatgaattggaaagGTTGCACGGTCTATATCATGGTCACTTACAAGCATATCAAGTGCCCACTGAAGGACAGATCCTACGACGAATTTTCTACTTGAGTCCAATAATTCTAAACCATGACTTACATATACCCTCAAGCTACTACTTTCCTTTTATTTACGACACATTGGCCAAGACTCTATTTCTTCCAAATACTCCTGATTTATTTATGTTGATATACCACTTTCTTAATTTTTGCAAGAAGGTTGCCTTTGAAATTCCAATGAAAGTCAAGAGTGCAAATAAGCTTACAGAATGTTTTCCTGAAGTATATTTGGTCCTGGTGACAATATACATTGTCAAGCtacattttgaatttggtgaaCACAAGTTTCAACCTGATGCGTGGTTGAAGCATGTGAAGGCATATAATACGGAGTACGAATATAACAATGAGGTTGGTGACGGTACCTTGCTTAATTGGTCAGTTGACAAAACTGAACGATACACTAATTGGGTATACAATCATTTGATGTCTGAGAAGTATAGGTCAAGCGAAGAAAATTCCAATCAAAACGAGCTCTCAGTTATGGAAAAGAGACtatttcaaatatttcCCTTAGAAGGTTTTGCAGAGATGCTGAATAACATGGAGCGGGTAATGGAAGATTCAGAACCATCTACTCCGCAGCTCAACACCCTCAAGCGCATATTGGAAGCCGAATGGAACAATGATGAGACGATTACTGATCACAATGAGGTTGACAAACTCTTGTTTAGTTTGTTGAGCAAAGCCATCAATCTATCGACCAACGAGTTAATTAGTATATACGAGAGTACTATTAAACAGTTAAGGAAGGCGTATAGTAAATAA
- a CDS encoding Tsr3 protein (S. cerevisiae homolog TSR3 has role maturation SSU-rRNA and localizes to cytoplasm, nucleus) encodes MGKGKNKSNEDRSNKNRTSNGHKAKQHHIRKGRQEVAASSPVLVDSSDGINQPQSKHKFPTKLAMWDFDHCDPKRCSGKKLERLGLIKNLRVGQKFQGIVVSPNGKSTVCPSDRDIVEENGAAVVECSWARLDEVPFGKIGGKHERLLPYLVAANPVNYGRPWKLNCVEALAACFAIVGHLDWAELLLENFSWGLTFLKINEELLQVYQQCTDSESVLKAQDEWLDKIEKEAKERKAQGQKEDIWMMGNVNRNNGGLDSNEEEEEEEEDDGDEEDDSEVEYDNLGNVIPKKKTDALGNIIDDANDESEPEYDALGNVLQSDDASDTESEEEAVYDKLGNIVTKSDLTNQLNSVSI; translated from the coding sequence ATGGGGAAAGGGAAGAACAAATCGAATGAGGATAGACTGAACAAGAATAGAACTTCCAATGGTCACAAAGCGAAACAGCATCACATACGAAAGGGGAGACAAGAAGTAGCAGCATCAAGTCCTGTTCTTGTAGACTCATCAGATGGCATAAACCAACCACAATCCAAACACAAGTTCCCCACCAAGCTTGCCATGTGGGATTTCGACCATTGTGATCCTAAGAGGTGTAGTGGTAAGAAACTAGAACGATTAGGTCTCATAAAGAATCTTCGTGTTGGTCAAAAGTTCCAAGGAATAGTAGTCAGTCCCAATGGTAAATCTACTGTTTGTCCTAGTGATAGAGATATTGTCGAGGAAAATGGAGCTGCAGTAGTGGAGTGTTCATGGGCAAGATTGGATGAAGTACCCTTTGGCAAAATTGGTGGAAAGCATGAACGTCTTTTACCATATTTGGTTGCTGCAAACCCAGTCAATTACGGACGCCCTTGGAAATTAAACTGTGTTGAAGCGCTAGCTGCTTGCTTTGCTATAGTGGGCCACTTGGACTGGGCTGAACTCTTgcttgaaaatttttcatgGGGAttgacatttttgaaaattaatGAGGAGTTGTTACAAGTGTATCAGCAATGTACCGATTCAGAGTCGGTGTTGAAAGCACAGGATGAGTGGTTGGATAAGATCGAAAAGGAGGCAAAGGAGAGAAAAGCGCAAGGACAAAAGGAAGATATATGGATGATGGGTAATGTTAATAGAAATAATGGTGGATTAGATAGCAACgaggaggaagaagaagaagaagaagatgatggtGACGAGGAAGATGATAGCGAAGTGGAATACGATAATTTGGGAAACGTGAtaccaaagaaaaagactGATGCCCTAGGGAATATTATAGACGatgcaaatgatgaaaGTGAACCCGAGTATGATGCATTGGGCAATGTCCTACAGAGTGATGATGCACTGGATACAGAGtctgaagaagaagctgTTTATGACAAATTGGGAAATATTGTCACCAAAAGCGATTTAACTAACCAGCTAAACTCAGTCAGTATATAG
- a CDS encoding Bub2 protein (multiple frameshifts, similar to cpar2_212230; similar to C. parapsilosis CPAR2_212220 and C. albicans BUB2; S. cerevisiae homolog BUB2 has role in mitotic cell cycle spindle orientation checkpoint and localizes to spindle pole body): MESSLPRINIDCTLIMANGKEEGLKGRKKDSIELFIGSSQLFLENGLSQLRYMILTEGLSIPEGYNQCPYRSYVWSILSRTQTFSTNHYLQLLSESETSLSKELRAKIKGDTFRTLMNDQKFHQKVSEDSLIRILSCVAVTNDVGYVQGLNVLLAPIAYSCHRSEPQAFAILHTIITYHIPLYITPNLEGVHTGLSLVEVVLKIIDPVLSEALDSKFLRPEIYAFPSVLTLSACTPPLNAVLKLWDFLFAYGFHMNILFIVAQLIMHRTEILESDQPMKVLRNFPSLEANEIIKLSLSFIPELPKPLFDLIATHGHDKSVPRKLKAFLADNDA; encoded by the coding sequence atgGAATCCTCACTTCCTCGAATCAACATAGATTGCACTTTAATTATGGcaaatggaaaagaagaagggCTTAAAGGAAGAAAGAAAGACTCAATAGAGTTGTTTATTGGAAGCTCACAGCTATTTCTAGAAAATGGTTTATCACAATTACGATACATGATATTAACTGAGGGGCTCTCAATCCCTGAAGGCTATAATCAATGTCCCTATAGATCGTATGTTTGGTCAATCTTGAGTCGTACACAAACATTCTCCACCAACCACTACTTGCAATTATTATCAGAGCTGGAGACTAGCTTGAGTAAAGAGCTAAGAGCAAAGATCAAAGGTGATACTTTTCGAACATTAATGAATGATCAGAAATTCCATCAAAAGGTGAGCGAGGATCTGTTGATACGAATTTTATCATGTGTTGCAGTGACAAATGACGTGGGATATGTCCAGGGGCTAAATGTGCTCCTAGCCCCTATAGCTTATAGCTGTCATCGAAGTGAACCACAAGCATTCGCCATACTACACACTATAATCACCTATCATATTCCATTATACATAACACCCAACTTGGAAGGTGTTCACACTGGTCTAAGCCTAGTCGAGGTTGTACTCAAAATCATAGATCCAGTACTAAGCGAAGCACTCGATTCCAAATTCTTGAGACCGGAAATTTACGCCTTCCCGTCAGTTCTAACCCTAAGTGCATGCACACCTCCGTTAAATGCAGTATTGAAGCTATGGGATTTCCTATTTGCGTATGGATTTCATATgaatattttatttattgTGGCACAATTGATTATGCACCGAACCgaaattttggaatcaGATCAACCAATGAAAGTATTACGCAACTTCCCTAGTTTGGAAGCTAATGAAATTATTAAATTGAGTTTAAGTTTTATACCTGAATTGCCAAAACCACTTTTTGACTTGATTGCAACGCATGGTCATGATAAGTCTGTTCCGAGGAAATTAAAGGCGTTTTTAGCCGATAATGATGCTTGA
- a CDS encoding Ufd1 protein (S. cerevisiae homolog UFD1 has role protein transport and localizes to Cdc48p-Npl4p-Ufd1p AAA ATPase complex): protein MFSSFGSSVFGGGMSGFGMPASNTFEEYFRCYPIAMMPDLVRKDDANFGGKIFLPPSALNKLTMLHIRYPMLFELRNEQKDLLTHSGVLEFTSEEGRCYIPQWMTDTLKLQPGGLIKVKNCDLNLGKFVKIEPQSVDFLDISDPKAVLENVLRKFSTLTVNDVIEVNYNDSIYGIKVLEVKPESDNHGICVVETDLETDFAPPVGYVEPEYKPKSVTPSSSKPIDPSSVNRGAGAATMAKSINYAQLVGDAISNGGSAPKFGGSGQKLSGKKVEDAQSLNGKYNMDDLDPNAPAVPLSLPDNQLFFGFPVVLPTQEEIDEGIRDEAKSKEAFAGSGQSLRQSKKRKDKNTSHPSLKNHERSPDVIEID, encoded by the coding sequence ATGTTTTCTAGCTTTGGATCCTCCGTATTTGGGGGAGGTATGTCGGGCTTTGGAATGCCTGCTAGCAACacatttgaagaatacTTTAGATGTTACCCCATTGCAATGATGCCAGATTTGGTACGAAAGGATGATGCAAACTTCGGAGGCAAAATATTCTTACCACCATCAGCATTAAATAAATTGACCATGTTGCATATTAGATATCCTATGCTATTTGAGCTAAGGAACGAACAGAAAGACTTGTTAACACATAGTGGTGTTTTGGAATTTACAAGTGAAGAAGGAAGATGTTATATCCCCCAATGGATGACGGACACGTTGAAACTACAACCCGGGGGGTTGATAAAAGTCAAAAATtgtgatttgaatttgggaaaatttgtcaaaataGAACCGCAAAGTGTTGACTTTTTGGATATTAGTGACCCCAAAgcagttttggaaaatgtatTGAGAAAATTCTCCACTTTGACAGTGAATGACGTGATTGAAGTCAACTATAACGATTCTATTTACGGCATTAAGGTTTTGGAAGTGAAACCTGAGAGTGATAATCACGGTATTTGTGTGGTGGAGACGGATTTGGAAACTGATTTTGCCCCTCCAGTTGGATATGTGGAGCCTGAATATAAACCAAAGAGTGTCACACCATCCCTGCTGAAACCTATTGACCCATCTAGTGTAAATAGAGGTGCTGGTGCTGCAACAATGGCCAAGTCTATTAATTATGCACAACTTGTGGGTGATGCAATATCGAACGGTGGATCTGCACCAAAGTTTGGGGGATCAGGTCAAAAGTTATCGGGAAAGAAAGTGGAAGATGCACAATCATTGAATGGGAAATATAACATGGATGATTTGGATCCAAATGCTCCAGCAGTGCCATTGAGTCTACCGGACAACCAACTATTCTTTGGATTCCCTGTGGTGTTACCTACTCAAGAGGAGATTGACGAAGGTATCAGAGACGAAGCAAAGAGTAAGGAGGCATTCGCTGGATCTGGTCAGTCTTTACGGCAAAGCAAGAAGCGAAAGGACAAAAATACAAGTCATCCATCCTTGAAAAACCATGAGCGAAGTCCCGATGTTATAGAGATTGACTAG